GGAATGATAGGCTTTACCACTCTCATATCCGATCACTTAGGACGACTGATTAGGGATTCCGATGCTTCGGTAGCAGAGCGAAGCGGCGCTGCCGGAGCTTTTCCGGAAGACCCTTCGACTGCGCTCAGGGTGACGTGAGTTTTGATTGTAGGGGCAGGGCAAGCCCTGCCCCTACATCCGAAAAGAAAGATTCAGGAGTTGGCGCTGCGAAGAACTCGATATTAAATCTGGCGAAGGATATAATAGAATTATGAACACAATTGTTATTTGCCTTGATACGCTTCGGAAGGATGCTTTGGGATGTTATGGGTCGGATTGGGTGATGTCGCCTTGTATTGACTATTATGCCAAGCGGGCGGTGCGATTTGATTCGGCTTATATCGGTTCATTTCCGACGCTGCCGATGCGTAACGATAGCTTCACGGGTGCGATTAATTGGCCCCATTATGGGTGGGAGAAGCCGAAAGCTGACCAGCCGAAGTTTTCGGAGATTTTGAAAGAGGCAGGTTACTTCACCGGACTAGTCGTTGATACAGAACATATGATTGGCGCCGGATTTCCCGACCACTTCAATGAGTGCCATTTCATCAAGAAAGATGTGGATGACGGCATTAAGCCGGAGGATATCGTGGTGCCCGTTCCGCGCGAGCATTATCGGTCGAACTCGTGGGGATTTCTTAGCGATCGCATGGCAACCTCGCATTATCGGCATGAGGAGGACTGGTTCGTCGCCCGAACCATGATGCGGGCATGTCAATGGCTCGAAGACAACTCCGCGCGTGACAAGTGGTTCTTGTGGGTGGATACGTTCGAAATCCATGAGGATTGGCGGGCGCCTCAGTACTATACCGACCTCTATGCCAAAAATTATACCGGCCCCGATTACACCTATCCGAGTTATGGTTACACCGACATCTATACC
The window above is part of the bacterium genome. Proteins encoded here:
- a CDS encoding sulfatase, with the translated sequence MNTIVICLDTLRKDALGCYGSDWVMSPCIDYYAKRAVRFDSAYIGSFPTLPMRNDSFTGAINWPHYGWEKPKADQPKFSEILKEAGYFTGLVVDTEHMIGAGFPDHFNECHFIKKDVDDGIKPEDIVVPVPREHYRSNSWGFLSDRMATSHYRHEEDWFVARTMMRACQWLEDNSARDKWFLWVDTFEIHEDWRAPQYYTDLYAKNYTGPDYTYPSYGYTDIYTPEALQHIRDCYAAEVTLTDRWVGHLLRQIELMGLFENTCVILLSDHGMYIGERNRCGKHTLIDSDPWPMYEEISALPLLIWTPSENAPKISNALCQPADIFPTVLDLAGVSSPPTDGKSWKSVLNGESDTCHETIYSTRFHEIIEPTDRENYPPVTIATPTHTAILYTGSKEAELYDRKTDPNQTRNIAKANPEVIKKLQAELIAFLNAHNAGEDYAQAYL